The DNA window CACGCCGTCTCACACGTACTTCGTCACGGACGTGCCCGAGCGCTTCACCGAGGTGGGCGCCCGGTTCCTGGGGCGGCCCATCGCCAGCGCGGAGCAGGTGGACCTGAAGTTCTGAGGCGCCGGGCGCCTCCGCGCTCAGGACGGGCGCGTGGGGGCGGGCGCGGGCGCGGCGTCCTCGGTGGTGGCCTTGGTGAGCAGCTCCTTGGCCGCCTGGACGACGGGGGCCTGGGTCGCGCCCTGGACCTCCACCAGCGCACGCGCGGCCTCATCGCCGATGTCATCCTCGCGCGGCACCAGGCCGGTGACGCGGGTGACCAGGCGCTCCATCAGCGGGAAGAAGCTCACGGCGTTGAGCGGCCAGTTCAGCCAGCCCACGGTGATGCAGTAGTACTTGTTGAACGGCGCGGTGTGGTGGATGCGGTGGTGCGCCGGGGGCAGGATGAGGTGGATGCGCTGCAGGAAGCCGATGAGGGCCGGCGGCGAGTCCATGTGCGACCACTTGTGGAACTGATTGGTCGCCATCACCCAGAAAATCATCGCGCCCAGGAAGCTGGCGCAGAACACCCAGCCGGAGTTGCTCAGCGGCATGGACACGGCGGCCACGGCCACGGGCAGGGAGATGAGGCAGTTGTTGCCGTTGGTCTCCACGAAGTCGTGGCGGGTGATGGCCTTCTCGTCGACGTGGTGCTCGCGGAAGGGGCGGATGAGGGCCTTGCCCAGGACGGGCATGTTCGTGGAGCCCCACGTGTCGCCCATCCAGTGGACGAAGCCGGAGACGAAGTCCGCGGCCAGGTAGCCCAGGAGCACCGCGCTCAGGAGGAGCCATGGCCCTCCGTGCGGATTGCTGTAGAGCCGGTACACCAGGAACAGCTCCAGGGCCATGAAGCTGACGATGGCGCCAATCTCCATGGCGC is part of the Myxococcus landrumus genome and encodes:
- the carF gene encoding plasmanylethanolamine desaturase, whose protein sequence is MKKTNEIKTQVRLQDAQALAEGYSPAIRAMEIGAIVSFMALELFLVYRLYSNPHGGPWLLLSAVLLGYLAADFVSGFVHWMGDTWGSTNMPVLGKALIRPFREHHVDEKAITRHDFVETNGNNCLISLPVAVAAVSMPLSNSGWVFCASFLGAMIFWVMATNQFHKWSHMDSPPALIGFLQRIHLILPPAHHRIHHTAPFNKYYCITVGWLNWPLNAVSFFPLMERLVTRVTGLVPREDDIGDEAARALVEVQGATQAPVVQAAKELLTKATTEDAAPAPAPTRPS